The genomic window CCTCCGACCGCGCCGATGCCCAGGAGCGACCCCACGGACACGTGCGTCGTGGAAACCGGCAACCCGAAGAGGGAGGCCGAGACGACAAGAGCGGCGGTGACCAGGTTTCCCGAGAGAGCCTGACCGTGATTCATCTCCGTGATCCGCCGGCTCATGGTATCCGCCACGCGTTTCGCGGCGAGCAGGCCGCCCGCCGCAATGGCCATCGCCACGAACAGATTCGATCCCGGCGAGGCAACGGCACCCGTCGCAAGCAGCAAGGCCACCATCTTCGGAGTATCGTTCAACCCTCGCGCAAAGCTCACGACGCCCGCGGATGCAAAGTGCGCGCCGCCGAGTACAGCCTGAATCGACACCCCCAGCATTCGCCCCCGGTAGCGTTCGGCGCAGGCGCCGACTGAATCGGATCGTACGGTAATCATCCTTCGCGCGATCGCCGCCCCCTCACCCGCCGGACTCAGGCCGACGGCCACCACCTGCTCTTCCTCCCCTACGCAAATGCAAAACTCCTTTTCAATCCCCAGCCGTTTTCGAGCGGAGGTCGCCACACCATAGGTCAGCACGGTCAGCACCCCGGCAATCAGCGGGGACACGAGCAGCGGCACGAAAAAGTCGAATCCGAGCGCGGACCAATGAAGGCCCGAACCCGCGGCTGCGAGACCGGCGCCCGCGAGGGCGCCCACCAAGGCGTGCGTGGTTGAAATCGGGAACCCCCTCCACGTGGCGAGCAGGACCGTCAGCGCAGCGCCGAGAGCCACGGCCAAGACAAACGAAGGTTCACCCGCGATCGCATCGGGCACAAGCCCCTTGCCGCTGAATCTCCTACCCAACTCGCCCGCCAGGAAAATCGCCCCGAGCGATCCCGCCAGCGTGGCCGCCGTCGCCCACGTCAACGCGCGCCGGTAATTCGCCGTCCCGCTCCCGACCAGCGTGGCCACGCCCTTGAAGTTGTCATTCGCTCCATTCGCGAACGCAACCAACATCGCCACGACGATCAGTCCAATCTCCAACATGATATCCGTCCGTGGTCCCGCCACCCCCATTCGTTACGCCCATGGACGGGCCGCACCCGAAGCTGCTCAGAGGCGCCCGGAAGGCATCTCAATGCTCTGCGCGGGGTGCGCCGTGGTCCTCCTGTCAATCAGAGACCGCAGAACCTCCGTCGATCCTCAAAAAGCAAATTCCCAGCCGATCCTGGCGGCATGCGCCTCCACCGCATCAGATCCCGACGACCTCATGTAGTGATATTCGGCAACCCATCGCTGAAACTCCCACGGCGAGGCAAACCCCACGGTCACGGCGCGCGTCCCGCCCCCTCGGGCGTCCGAAGGATCGAAGAAGTCATAGCGAACCAAGGGCGTGAAATTGTCCCACAGGGCGATATCGACTTCACCGAAGAATCCCTTGCTGTTGATCGGTACCCTTTCGCCACCCGATTCGACCATGTCCCGCCCCCCCCCTATTCCGGCGAGCAGATGCAGTGCGTCGATGGGAGGATAGTTCGCAACGATGGCGCCGCGCCAGAAACCGTTTCGAAAGGTTTCGGAGTCTGGGTCAGATGCGTCCTTGGGTTCGTCCACGCTCCCCAAGTATCCAACGATTTCCACGGCCCCGCCGGTGTCTCCGACAAACTGAACGAGGTTGAACGCCGCGTCCACGCGGTTGTTATCTCTGGAGAAACCTGCCGTTCCGCTCCCATCTGAGGCAAGCCCGTTGAAGACCGTGATGGAGGCCAAGGTATCCTCACGGCCGCCGCCGAGCATCACCCCGATCTGGCTCGGATACGCGAAGGAAAAAGTCTTTCCCGCGGCGGGTGTGGCGGTTACAAGGGGTTCCGTAAAAGTGACGGAGTTGTCCAGGCCCGCCCATCCCTCCACGGGATGCATGATCCCGGCTTTGACCTGGAAGAACCGATCTTCCTGCCCGAACGTGGCGCGCACATTGCCCATGTGGACGTCCGCCTTTCCGCTGTCCGCGGCGAGCCGCACGTCGAAAAAGGTTGAGTAGTACCGCCCGAACGGCGCGCTGGAGAAAATGTCGACTTCAGGCGCGGAAAAACCGATCCTGGTCTTGGAAGAGTCCGTTCCCAACACCCCGGCCGTTTCCGCATCTCGTCTGGGAGACTTCTCTCGGCGGATTGGAGCGAC from Nitrospirota bacterium includes these protein-coding regions:
- a CDS encoding inorganic phosphate transporter — translated: MLEIGLIVVAMLVAFANGANDNFKGVATLVGSGTANYRRALTWATAATLAGSLGAIFLAGELGRRFSGKGLVPDAIAGEPSFVLAVALGAALTVLLATWRGFPISTTHALVGALAGAGLAAAGSGLHWSALGFDFFVPLLVSPLIAGVLTVLTYGVATSARKRLGIEKEFCICVGEEEQVVAVGLSPAGEGAAIARRMITVRSDSVGACAERYRGRMLGVSIQAVLGGAHFASAGVVSFARGLNDTPKMVALLLATGAVASPGSNLFVAMAIAAGGLLAAKRVADTMSRRITEMNHGQALSGNLVTAALVVSASLFGLPVSTTHVSVGSLLGIGAVGGGARWGVVRKIVLAWVITLPLSAAFSAGAYWLGVEYL